Below is a genomic region from Vicia villosa cultivar HV-30 ecotype Madison, WI unplaced genomic scaffold, Vvil1.0 ctg.000377F_1_1_2_unsc, whole genome shotgun sequence.
TCATACTATCAGTTAAAGGAAGCACTTTTTCCTGCTCAACAGAATCAGAATTTGTTAAAACCGGAACTGAATCTTCAATTGCCATAGctatttaaattaaactaaactcaaaatcaaaatcaaaaccggAACTGAATCTTCAATTCCCTTTTACATCAACCAAATTAAACCGGTTAAGTGTCTAACTATGTTTAGAATATTCTAATACATGATGAATCTTTAAGACACAAAGATTTAAGAGAGAACAATAAAAACTTAACAAAACTTCAAAATATATAACACTCTAAAGACATTTAATCAAACATGTAATATGCTTCATTCTCAAATTGCAATGCAACCCTTAGTTGAAACCCTTAAAACTAAACCCATAAATCATATTACCTTGCACAGTCAGACGGAGGAGAGAACgacggtggtggctggcgacggagggacgaacgtggtggctggcgacggagggacgaacggtggtggctggcgacggagggacgaacggtggtggctgtggctggcgacggagggagggtttttcggttgcagagaaagtgagaaacagtactgtgagaaagtgagaaagtgagaaagtgaaagcgtgtttttgtttttaatttttactaataaaggctactaaagcgcttcagaaaagcgctctcatagcctggtcaaTACCACCGCTTTttagcaaaaagcgctctcattaaacccccctatagcagcgctttgaaaagcgctctcataccccccattaccaaagcgcttttcaaaagcgctctcataccccccccttaccaaagcgcttttcaaaagcgctctcatacaccccccctaccacagcgcttttcagaagcgctctcatacccccccccccctttaagagcgcttttttagcgtgtttttttattttgtttttagtgcaacctataagagcgctttttaccagaagcgctttagtaggggtgctgttaaaaattaaatttggcgtagtgaaagatcaaaacaaacaaaaaacagcTAGTTAAGCATTAACTTAACCAAATGAACTCGTTACTTCCTATTATTCCAACCTCTATACACTATCATGTATATAATCCTATCTTATATTTTTAGTTTGTATATCATTGCCAAAACTCTTATCATTTTTGTGCCGCCAAATTTCATAGACGCATTCTGGGTTTGatatgaatcttcatcttcaaagaTAGTTTTAGTGATGATTTCTGACTTTTAGTAACGGACAATCTTCCACGTGGCATACAAAAATACCTAGTTGAcatgccacgtaagcctccgtcAGTGGAATCTAATGGGAAGGACCAATTTTGAGGATGGAAAATAttgcgaggaccattgtttgaaaaaaattgacaatttctttatagacccccTGGGGTGAGAACCCTGCTGGAAAACCCATAATACCCCtggcttcggagatgcatctccgaagtcactttttttcctattttcttagaattcagagatgcatctccgaaaacacccatttttgggtgttttcgtaaatgcatctccgaaagcacttatttttcaatttaaactTTAGATTTAAACTGTCAGGTGTTTTTTCGGAgacgcatctccgaaaacacccattttcACATTTCCCATTATTcgggagatgcatctccaaaatatgCTCCGAGTTAAAACAATGATTAATCCCATATTTTACATTAGTCGACAAAATTGCAAAATAGAATCAGATAACATgtaaattagaataaaatacCAATACTATTAATACGAAAATAGTTGTACGGGTAAGTGCTCAGTGTCAAAATAATACAACACGAATAAAAAAAgtcatgaataaaaaataaataggcaaCTGCTATGCCTAATGCGAACATCCTGCGACCTCCTGTGCCTCCTATACGCTGCCGCACCGGCCGCGTCACTGACCATCCTCTCCATAGTGGCAACTGCCTCTAGTCCGCCCTGCTCAATGATACCTCTATCAAATGCATCCTGCCCAAGCATTTCTATCTGTTGGCATACCGGAAGCAGATCAGTGGTATGGTCATCCTCGGTCTGCtagttctccaagatctcctcatgtgctggcctaggtggATCTCCGGGAGTGTCAGGTGTCATTAAAGGATGTGACATCCGATAAAACCATGTCACGTACTCATCTACTAAGTGCCACCCCTGGGTGGCCACCATATGCTGATACTCCTCAGGCACCAAATGATgcgcccaatcctcaaatatagtAGGGAGGCCCACTCGAGTAacggtgtcgggagcagcctcaaacgaagacctcggtatcatctgcacacgtcCAAACTGCCTTATGCACCGCTCCGGCAGATACctgaccatggtgttggtcccacataccaaccatccagaatataatGCGATGCGGTCGAATGGGACAACATCGCGGTAATCAGTGAAGGGCATCCAACGGATGTCCTTGTGCACAGTGCGTTCGAGGTACACGTGATACGGGACCACTGTGTTATTCCCCCTTTGGAGGACGTATCGTGCGgtcctgggcatggcgtcatcgtACACAGGTTCAATGTCGAAACCGTGGATGCGGTGGAAGTAtgagatgatccagccctgaaacacaaatacgatacgataatatgttgaaaaaatatgaatcataattaaatgtgaaataattaaaaagaaacataCCGTGAGGAGTGTGCAAGATCCTGTCAACtgtctggtcctccagttggaggcttcactcagcttctggtataggtataccagaatggcTGCCCCTAGTTCCATTGGTCAACTGTAGTCAGATCGATAAAGTACCAGAGATAAGTCATGTTGatgtaggttgcacttttgtccacaaagagtgcagtgcataccaagaacatgaaccaacaccgCAGAACGCAAGCACGCTGATACTTAGTAAAAAACTCGTCACCCTCCTGTTCAAACTCCGTTCCTgccaccaagtggttctcataAAGCTCTTTCAAGTTGGAGAACCAGATATGCACCCCACTCGTCACTCTGCACTCATAATCCGTCATGTttgggtccatacccagatagtcCACCATCCATTCTATGGCCTCAACCATCTGAATCCGAGAATGGTCCAGTAACCTccctctgatcggcaggtggagcagaCAGGCCACATTGtgtaaggtgatcgtcaactccccaacagGAAGGTGGAAAGAAAATGTCTCATTGTGCCACTGCTCGACAAAAGCCCCCAGCATGCTATGGCTGATGGTACTATATCTGGTCATGCATAATCCGCCAAGCCCGCTCGCAGCTAcaacatcattaaaccactgagCCCGTATTTtaaacaaagaaaatattttccgcGCATGGTTCACAGATTTTATGGTCGGTCGTTCctgtcacaacaaaaacaaaaacaaaaacattgtTAGTTAGACTGTTAGGAGAAAGCGGAAttaaaacggttaaattataaa
It encodes:
- the LOC131627631 gene encoding uncharacterized protein LOC131627631, whose protein sequence is MPRTARYVLQRGNNTVVPYHVYLERTVHKDIRWMPFTDYRDVVPFDRIALYSGWLVCGTNTMVRYLPERCIRQFGRVQMIPRSSFEAAPDTVTRVGLPTIFEDWAHHLVPEEYQHMVATQGWHLVDEYVTWFYRMSHPLMTPDTPGDPPRPAHEEILEN